Proteins found in one Amphiprion ocellaris isolate individual 3 ecotype Okinawa chromosome 22, ASM2253959v1, whole genome shotgun sequence genomic segment:
- the LOC111567830 gene encoding oxygen-regulated protein 1-like — translation MMNETGLRRILPEQYSGSGHTFGTSRHPSIIDPILSKRVCFYKSGDPQFNGLRLVINNRTFKTFDALLDSLSKKVPLPFGVRNITTPRGVHAINTLDELEDGKSYICSDSRKVKPINLALARKKLPPWYHARPVSSRRRTVQQARFFPGRSLHKQEQVLVRTPKRLLVFCNGDPTIKHTVVLNKKTTPSYEAILEYISALMQFHVLKLHTPDGRRVDGLPGLILCSGTVVAVGREPFRPAIYSEQKSPAPKWLHTNRMADRRQKALNLKKKSLSYSSKSRNFSPSSERYIVHQIHNRIAESSCEIPSNPTNSVEFESSRILESVSETEEDICLDNGADGQICSLPSEDDIEKSFRVNQDGSMTVEMKVRLTIKEEETVHWTTTLSRSSVASQLNAACLPEPEAEQEICSLKSTSLDLQSPSSSIDTINKDKTKDNNDEDPPSPSNGAFSESGTEEDEIKSHTDVASPTRAPTPGHKQISTKEASVESIKSVTAGEIQEGMIESYSYREQTENRTMTEQYCMIKQSSTRPVPKPRRLGSVDTNSRNVSAFKSAGIMQIESSGEEVTETVLHIYEQQTCQDNFLANVCTHSVSASGITFSRPATAETGHFSSSNEFEPEPWRPSTASESINIWRAESVSATSDLNLPSLKTAAIQAANKQQQFQNSTKSQIKPQEKRVSPKPKVINKHVRRLLTPGKKQKENSTRATESRKKVRTPPTFSSAGFIKRIYGNKFKSAKTMKRLKKRQAQNRDATTNSPQVADDAIESVAKAKNKPLALKENTTERASFESNRLGVVVTQPRRVLTRQTSMHMEKKSESEPRDISESMSLPAFNSFTSGTNEYVENWLEKSHLDPPSYLNEKSKKIEEVTENGGCVESDKKHGLITVEEKVKCLEETSETCPTFEPPPENLPGMSVKLRVQSFENKSAEKSTVSQQILCNETTTANTDHRRSLSQKNTEEIKPLSNGICSQMIPPTSKTSTEMPLDGEVEYKSTPVKISFQKATPTNTLSMELPPPPPELSDTEYCMSDVSSVASSSLDKDSSLNSERTDNHPSSNSPTSDKAVSPTDSTTEITSSVHKDVPSTLRDAPSPTTPSIKRASLVSNLSLERKMSLRKAGLDKYTLSSDVHSETSPLSAPISTVGDDVLPNGICLTGTQQSIKAAPEETQQSFSDPMGSPSCCTSVSPASLTSEDRAPSPSILSSEGSMRKNLQIRDTKTSSLVQKEASSPKSVVKKAKLQSSPSPERKFQMKKSSLELPSNPPKSLSQHIRPSVKNASPNSGIQKHADPNAGTPTERKQKLYKPKLQKRSSPYSQSLDMVSPPGKNKSSRKLFSRNLSSDTPLEPTNRTQKKTSQRKSHQTPQLVKSEPELDKTPTGGAVLSPAADKRDENKADREKSLTDVQITPQPLNTTDQPIMKPVLEKICFSIKSIRQITQNKRPSCLEKSNSLPDFSSHVASTFGSSSKALLAFLSVMTLKEGITNLNMDELNANNVSCAEALKMIDSLREIASIEDSHKLHTSLSNLQHSASKQLLQSWKGFQELSDKCQSRSSTPESLELITEDGPEQDCGSEESVINGIMDSLDIPVELKKELASFRVGSKSDNEENIIQRAEMSTNDNTNHFPNEDCVNVTQEHEANVYVRSIIKKFTDINQTKQPGMDKTHLITETAKHKPTNQASKDNNSQHGQNGETKYPPAEPNYQQISEERQLHSAALFVQENGLDWQSCRDAVHQEHEEENEGNSTEDRANFEKEPEEQDVESRQLQTESEESMSIPENESEHDDKSGSEEERQDIPSANKVLAQKDSCEQTVSGSEAGEQQSSEEGEPEVACEEINQDNNEIEDLSNPESHSDKEENKQSSSNYVELNARETESSPESENQSEEEQSEVECKELSNKDDSSKPACLSGSEKEQQNQTCSMGLNVSVEESTGNSDVDESYSEEEQPEVEFKELQVIVEESLSGIEDEEDDDIVHLHNPPKDGVQTKTFGGLNALIEEPEEDKDSSEDENLHSDQTQTCDKNTVGRALSNVIENQDLYTKNDSSSLIKPDSLGKHRFGADDDSGNDHSSCEDHVEEEHPKVNEEHISSSMEEELSYYDKESSSEEEQVNMESYIEESCIQYHKAPALETQPEVTKCEKAMEKLKHPSEEVISQSVAERISLLEKHVADAQKRKDTTENSPIRRFSQRNVPAESDEEDSPSDSPTSQLTLFTRSAPQSSLSFSYDSSGVITTEPEGNRVRCIREMFLAKSTTDIQERRFPSQQELRAETSVSGGYQSQTSSELSSGEDDSVRKSITKGFVRRTIERLYGRKDAQPDEESGERPTPEPKQKRKEHSSIFSPFHTARAKAMSELSYFNSTNALDTLSEATRCIAFNAQVGPGDGVPLDDGQWLLRENTLIRKSVSDPVGINKTFTNTPKDDDICKDTQENTPYSLFSTKPELEEKTKPITRKCTYFSLPHASASESDACQDDVSMVSKSSPNGSDGVIEAKDNSEDSKSCTERNGMLPGVGDFKIKDNKVHPLTEPPPDGEVVVVQPGKGYGVVNRRYQEPDMLDILYNFCGEHCPIL, via the exons ATGATGAATGAAACAGGGCTTCGCAGGATCCTCCCTGAACAGTATTCAGGGAGTGGGCACACTTTTGGCACCTCACGCCACCCAAGCATCATCGACCCCATCCTCTCAAAGCGGGTCTGCTTCTACAAAAGTGGCGACCCTCAGTTCAACGGTCTGCGCCTGGTCATCAACAACCGCACCTTTAAAACCTTTGACGCCCTCCTGGACAGCCTCTCTAAGAAGGTTCCCCTGCCGTTCGGGGTGAGGAACATCACAACTCCTCGGGGCGTTCACGCGATCAACACTTTGGATGAACTCGAGGATGGAAAATCCTACATCTGCTCTGACAGCCGCAAGGTAAAACCTATAAATCTGGCCCTGGCCAGGAAGAAGCTGCCACCTTGGTACCACGCCAGACCTGTTAGTTCACGTCGGCGCACTGTGCAGCAGGCCAGGTTCTTCCCAGGTCGGAGCCTCCATAAGCAGGAGCAGGTGCTTGTGCGAACCCCAAAGAGGCTGCTGGTGTTTTGCAATGGAGACCCCACCATTAAACACACTGTGGTGCTTAACAAGAAGACCACACCGAGCTATGAGGCTATTCTGGAATATATCTCGGCACTGATGCAGTTCCATGTGTTGAAACTACACACTCCTGATGGCAGACGT GTTGATGGTCTTCCAGGCTTGATACTGTGTTCTGGGACTGTTGTGGCTGTAGGCAGGGAGCCTTTTAGACCCGCAATCTACTCTGAACAGAAATCACCAGCTCCAAAATGGCTGCACACCAACCGAATGGCTGACAGAAGACAAAAGGCTTTGAACC TTAAAAAGAAGTCTCTTTCATATTCTTCAAAGTCAAGGAATTTCTCCCCTTCATCTGAGAGGTACATCGTTCATCAGATTCACAACAGAATCGCAGAGAGTTCGTGTGAAATACCCAGCAATCCCACTAACTCAGTCGAGTTTGAGTCCAGTCGTATACTGGAGTCAGTATCGGAGACGGAAGAAGACATCTGCCTCGACAATGGAGCTGACGGACAGATCTGCTCGCTGCCCAGCGAGGATGATATTGAAAAGTCCTTTCGGGTGAATCAGGACGGAAGCATGACAGTGGAGATGAAGGTGCGGCTGACAATTAAGGAAGAGGAAACCGTCCACTGGACGACCACCCTGTCACGCTCCAGTGTAGCCAGTCAGCTTAATGCAGCCTGTTTACCAGAGCCTGAGGCAGAGCAGGAGATCTGCTCACTGAAATCCACCTCACTGGATTTACAAAGTCCTTCTTCTTCCATAGACACCatcaacaaagacaaaactaaaGACAACAACGATGAGGATCCACCATCGCCGAGCAACGGAGCTTTCAGTGAGAGTGGTACCGAAGAGGATGAGATCAAAAGCCACACCGATGTGGCGTCTCCCACAAGAGCTCCTACCCCAGGACACAAACAAATTAGCACAAAGGAAGCCTCTGTGGAGAGCATCAAATCGGTGACGGCGGGTGAGATTCAGGAGGGAATGATTGAGTCTTATTCTTacagagaacagacagaaaatagaaCCATGACAGAGCAATACTGCATGATCAAACAGAGCAGCACCAGACCAGTACCCAAACCTAGAAGACTTGGCTCTGTGGACACCAACAGCAGAAATGTCTCTGCATTCAAATCAGCAGGAATAATGCAGATTGAATCCAGTGGAGAGGAGGTCACTGAAACTGTCTTACACATATACGAGCAACAGACCTGCCAGGACAATTTCCTTGCAAACGTTTGTACACACAGTGTGTCTGCTTCTGGGATTACTTTCAGTAGACCGGCGACTGCCGAAACAGGACATTTTTCCTCAAGTAATGAATTTGAACCCGAGCCCTGGAGACCCTCAACTGCCTCTGAGTCCATTAATATCTGGAGGGCTGAGAGTGTGTCGGCAACATCAGATTTAAACTTGCCATCATTGAAGACTGCTGCAATTCAAGCTGCGAATAAACAGCAACAATTCCAAAACTCCACAAAAAGCCAAATCAAGCCCCAAGAAAAAAGGGTATCCCCAAAACCCAAGGTGATCAATAAACATGTTCGACGGCTTTTGACAccagggaaaaaacaaaaagagaattcGACAAGAGCAACAGAGTCACGGAAGAAAGTAAGGACTCCTCCAACTTTCTCCAGTGCTGGGTTTATTAAGAGAATTTACggaaataaatttaaatcagcaaaaactatGAAAAGGCTAAAAAAGAGGCAGGCACAAAACAGGGATGCTACAACAAATAGTCCACAAGTGGCAGATGATGCAATAGAAAGTGTGGCTaaagccaaaaacaaaccactagcactgaaagaaaacacaactgagAGAGCTTCTTTTGAATCAAACAGGTTGGGTGTTGTGGTAACCCAACCACGACGAGTACTGACACGGCAGACATCAATGCACATGGAGAAAAAGAGTGAAAGTGAGCCTCGTGATATTAGTGAAAGCATGTCACTGCCTGCTTTTAACTCCTTCACTTCTGGTACTAATGAATATGTAGAGAACTGGCTGGAGAAATCCCATCTTGACCCTCCGTCCTATCTAAatgagaaaagtaaaaaaattgaagaagtgacagaaaatggcgGATGTGTTGAGTCTGACAAGAAGCATGGCTTGATCACCGTGGAAGAAAAGGTGAAGTGTTTGGAGGAGACATCGGAAACATGTCCAACTTTTGAACCACCACCTGAGAATCTTCCGGGGATGTCTGTGAAACTGAGGGTCCAGtcttttgaaaacaaatcagcagAGAAATCCACAGTCAGTCAGCAAATTCTTTGTAATGAGACAACTACAGCAAATACAGACCATCGCAGGAGCTTATCTCAGAAAAATACTGAAGAAATAAAGCCTCTTTCAAATGGCATCTGTTCCCAAATGATTCCACCAACTAGCAAGACCTCAACAGAAATGCCATTAGATGGTGAAGTGGAATATAAATCAACCCCAGTCAAAATCTCATTTCAAAAAGCTACACCTACCAATACTCTTTCAATGGAGctaccaccacctccacctgaGCTATCAGACACTGAATACTGCATGAGCGATGTATCGTCAGTGGCCAGCAGCTCATTAGACAAAGACTCATCCTTGAACAGTGAAAGAACAGATAATCATCCTTCATCTAATAGTCCTACATCAGACAAGGCCGTATCACCAACTGACAGCACAACGGAAATAACATCATCAGTTCACAAAGACGTTCCTTCCACGCTGAGGGACGCACCATCACCAACAACTCCATCTATTAAAAGGGCCTCTTTAGTCAGTAATCTGTCTCTTGAAAGGAAAATGTCTCTCAGAAAGGCTGGTCTGGATAAATACACTCTAAGTAGTGATGTCCATTCAGAGACAAGCCCATTATCTGCTCCCATCAGCACTGTGGGTGATGATGTGCTGCCAAATGGCATCTGTTTAACCGGGACTCAACAATCAATCAAAGCAGCACCAGAAGAGACGCAGCAATCATTCTCAGATCCAATGGGCAGTCCATCATGCTGTACTTCTGTGTCCCCAGCAAGTTTAACATCTGAAGACCGAGCGCCATCACCCAGTATTTTATCAAGTGAGGGCTCAATGcgaaaaaatctccaaattagagacacaaaaacatcatctttAGTGCAAAAAGAGGCGTCATCACCTAAAAGCGTggtgaaaaaagcaaaactgcaaAGTAGTCCTTCTCCAGAGAGGAAATTCCAAATGAAGAAATCCTCCTTAGAACTTCCAAGTAACCCTCCAAAATCATTGTCACAACATATCCGTCCTTCAGTTAAAAATGCATCTCCAAATAGTGggatacaaaaacatgcagaccCAAATGCTGGCACTCCCACCGAAAGAAAGCAGAAGCTTTACAaaccaaaactgcaaaaaagatCCTCTCCATATTCTCAGTCTCTGGACATGGTGTCACCACCTGgcaaaaacaaatcaagcaGGAAGTTGTTCTCCAGAAATCTCTCCTCAGATACTCCATTAGAGCCtacaaacaggacacaaaagaaaacatcccAAAGGAAAAGTCACCAAACACCGCAGTTGGTAAAATCAGAACCTGAACTGGACAAAACACCAACCGGTGGTGCTGTTTTATCACCAGCAGCAGATAAGAGAGATGAAAATAAGGCAGATCGAGAGAAATCCTTGACGGACGTGCAAATAACACCACAGCCATTAAACACCACAGACCAGCCGATCATGAAACCAGTTCTCGAGAAGATTTGCTTCTCAATCAAGTCAATCAGACAAATAACCCAGAACAAACGCCCGTCATGTCTGGAGAAGTCCAACAGCTTGCCTGACTTCTCCTCTCATGTGGCGTCTACGTTTGGCTCCTCATCTAAAGCTCTTCTtgctttcctgtctgtcatGACTCTAAAGGAAGGCATAACTAACCTAAATATGGATGAGCTGAATGCAAACAATGTCAGCTGTGCagaagctttaaaaatgatcGACTCTCTCAGAGAAATTGCCAGCATTGAAGATTCACACAAACTGCACACTAGTTTGTCAAATCTGCAACATTCAGCGTCGAAACAGCTCCTGCAGAGTTGGAAGGGCTTTCAGGAACTCAGCGACAAATGCCAAAGTCGTAGCTCGACGCCGGAGAGCTTAGAACTTATAACCGAGGATGGTCCAGAGCAAGACTGCGGCAGTGAAGAAAGTGTTATCAATGGGATCATGGATAGCCTTGACATACCTGTGGAGCTTAAGAAGGAACTGGCTTCTTTTAGAGTCGGATCAAAGAGTGacaatgaagaaaatattattCAAAGAGCGGAGATGTCAACGAATGACAACACAAACCATTTTCCCAACGAAGATTGTGTTAATGTTACTCAGGAACACGAAGCTAATGTTTATGTGAGATCCATCATTAAAAAATTCACAGACATTAACCAGACAAAACAACCTGGAATGGACAAAACTCACTTGATAACGGagacagcaaaacacaaaccaaccaaccaggcATCTAAAGACAACAACAGTCAACATGGGCAGAATGGTGAGACCAAATATCCACCAGCTGAACCCAATTATCAACAGATTTCTGAAGAAAGGCAGCTTCACAGTGCAGCACTGTTTGTACAAGAGAACGGGTTGGACTGGCAGTCATGTAGGGATGCGGTCCATCAAGAACATGAGGAAGAGAATGAAGGCAACTCAACTGAAGACAGGGCAAATTTTGAAAAAGAGCCCGAGGAACAAGATGTAGAATCTAGGCAGCTACAGACAGAAAGCGAGGAAAGCATGAGTATCCCCGAGAATGAGTCAGAGCATGATGATAAATCAGGTTCAGAAGAGGAACGACAAGACATACCAAGTGCCAATAAAGTTTTAGCACAAAAAGACAGCTGTGAGCAAACTGTGTCCGGTTCAGAGGCAGGTGAGCAGCAGAGTTCAGAAGAGGGAGAGCCAGAAGTTGCATGTGAGGAGATAAACCAGGACAATAATGAAATCGAAGACTTGTCCAACCCTGAAAGTCACTCTGACAAGGAAGAGAACAAGCAATCGAGTTCCAACTATGTGGAACTGAAtgcaagagagacagaaagcagTCCTGAGAGTGAAAATCAGTCAGAGGAAGAGCAATCAGAGGTTGAATGTAAGGAGCTGAGCAACAAAGATGACTCATCTAAACCTGCATGTCTGTCCGGCTCAGAGAAAGAACAGCAGAATCAAACATGCAGCATGGGATTGAATGTCAGCGTTGAGGAAAGCACAGGAAACTCAGATGTGGATGAGTCATATTCAGAGGAAGAGCAGCCTGAGGTTGAATTTAAGGAGCTGCAGGTTATTGTTGAAGAAAGTCTGTCTGGCattgaggatgaggaggatgatgataTAGTCCACCTTCATAATCCTCCAAAGGATGGGgtgcaaacaaaaacattcgGAGGGTTAAATGCTTTGATAGAAGAGCCAGAGGAAGACAAAGATAGCTCAGAAGATGAGAACCTTCACAGTGATCAAACACAAACTTGTGACAAGAATACTGTCGGCAGAGCGCTGAGCAATGTGATAGAAAACCAGGAtttatatacaaaaaatgacagcagcagcttgaTAAAGCCTGACAGTTTAGGAAAACATAGATTCGGTGCAGATGATGATAGTGGGAATGACCACAGCAGCTGTGAAGATCATGTAGAAGAAGAGCATCCAAAGGTCAACGAAGAACACATCAGCAGCTCAATGGAAGAAGAATTAAGCTACTATGATAAAGAGTCCAGCTCAGAGGAAGAACAAGTCAACATGGAGAGCTACATAGAAGAAAGCTGTATACAGTATCACAAAGCCCCTGCATTGGAGACACAACCTGAAGttacaaaatgtgaaaaggCTATGGAAAAGCTCAAGCATCCCTCTGAAGAAGTAATATCCCAATCTGTCGCAGAGAGAATAAGTCTTCTAGAAAAGCATGTGGCAGATGCTCAGAAACGAAAAGATACGACAGAAAATTCTCCCATCAGACGTTTCTCACAAAGAAACGTCCCCGCTGAGTCAGACGAAGAGGATTCGCCCTCCGATTCGCCCACATCTCAGCTCACACTCTTCACCCGATCGGCTCCTCAGTCGTCACTTTCTTTCAGCTACGACTCCAGTGGTGTTATAACCACGGAGCCTGAAGGTAACAGGGTCAGATGCATCAGGGAAATGTTCTTGGCAAAGAGCACCACAGACATCCAGGAAAGACGATTCCCGAGCCAACAGGAGTTAAGAGCCGAGACGTCAGTGAGCGGCGGCTATCAGTCTCAGACTTCAAGTGAGCTGTCCAGTGGTGAAGATGATTCGGTACGGAAATCCATCACTAAGGGCTTCGTGAGGAGAACAATCGAAAGACTTTATGGAAGGAAAGATGCTCAACCCGATGAGGAGTCAGGTGAAAGGCCCACGCCCGAGCCgaagcagaaaagaaaagaacattcGAGCATTTTCTCTCCCTTTCACACAGCTCGGGCGAAAGCAATGTCCGAATTATCTTACTTTAACTCCACGAATGCACTGGACACCTTGAGTGAAGCGACAAGATGCATTGCTTTCAACGCACAAGTCGGGCCTGGAGACGGCGTTCCTCTGGATGACGGACAATGGCTCCTCAGAGAGAACACGCTGATCAGGAAGTCAGTTTCAGATCCAGTCGGAATTAACAAAACCTTCACAAACACTCCTAAAGACGACGACATATGTAAGGACACACAGGAGAACACTCCATATTCTCTCTTCAGCACAAAGCCTGAACTGGAAGAAAAAACCAAGCCAATAACTAGGAAGTGCACCTACTTTTCTTTACCTCATGCTAGTGCTAGCGAGTCCGACGCATGTCAGGATGACGTTAGCATGGTGAGCAAGAGCAGCCCAAATGGCAGCGACGGCGTCATCGAGGCGAAGGACAACTCTGAGGACAGCAAATCATGCACAGAGAGGAACGGCATGCTGCCTGGTGTTGGTGATTTTAAGATAAAGGACAACAAAGTTCACCCGCTGACCGAGCCTCCACCCGATGGAGAGGTTGTGGTGGTACAGCCGGGGAAAGGTTATGGCGTTGTTAATCGGAGGTACCAGGAGCCTGATATGTTGGACATTCTGTATAATTTTTGTGGTGAACATTGCCCCATCTTATGA